The sequence GCAAGTTTACCAGCTTGTGGCGCTGTTGCCGGTCGGGCATGGCGGATAGGGTGACGGCTGCGATGGACGCTGGGGGCGCGATTGGGCAGACTTCCAGCGAGCTTCCCCCAGAAGATACCCACACCCATGCGCCTGTTCCGTCTATTGATCGTTGCCCTGCTGCTGGTCTTTGCCGCGTTGCCTGCGTCGCACGCGCAGGTTGCCGGCTCGCCGTATTCGGTGGTCGTGCCGGTGGCCGACACCAGCGACGCCCAGCGCGACCAGGCGTTCGCCACCGCACTCGGCCAGGTGCTGACGCGCGTCGCCGGCGGGCAGGACCTGCGCAGCAACGCCGGTTATGCCGACGCGCTGGGCAACGCGGCCTCGATGGTGCAGAAGTTCCAGTACCAGCGTGCCGCGACCGGGCTGGTGTTGAACGTGGAGTTCGAGCCGGGCTCGGTGCGCCGGCTGGTGGCGAAGCTGGGCGTGCAGAGCGCCGGCATCAAGCCGCCGGTGCTGCTGCTGGTGCAGGGAGGCGACGGCCACCTGCTCGACCAGTCGGCGCTGGCCAGCCTGGCCGCGACCGCCGGCGCGCGCGGCACCGGCGTGGTCTACCCCGACGGCAATCCACCCGATCCGGCCAGGGTGGCTGCTGCCGACCCGGCCGCGCTGGCGGCGGTCAACCGGCAATACCACACCGGCCTGGTGCTGCTCGGCAAGTTGCGCGACGGCGGCGCGGACTGGACGCTGATCTCCGGCGGCCAGGCGCAGCGCTGGAGCAGCCAGGGCGCGAGCGCCGATGCACTGCTTGGCGATGCCGGCAACGGCCTGGTCGAGCGCCTCGGCAAGCAGCTCAACGTGATCGGCGCGGGCCCCAGCGAGGGCAAGCTGTGGGTCAGCGGGCTGGCTTCGGCGATGGATTACGCGAGCCTGGTGGCGACCCTGCAGGACGATCCTTCGGTCAAGCAGGTGCAGACCCTGGGTGCGCAGAACGACGGCGTGCTGCTGTACATCAAGGCTTCCGTGCCGATCAGCGCGCTGGCCGCGAACCTTGCCGCCGGCGGCCACCTGCTGCTGCAGGGCGAGCCGCACCCGGGCGCGGATGCGAACCTGCGCTGGCTGAGGTGACTGGATGAATCAGGACAAGGACATCTCGCGCCGCTGGCAGCTGTTCGCCATCACCGCGGTCATCGTCTATCTGCTCTGGCTGCTGGCGCCGGTGCTGATGCCGTTCGCGGTGGCGGCGATGCTGGCCTACCTGGGCGATCCGCTGGCTGACCGGCTGGAACGGCTGGGGCTGAACCGGATGTGGGCGGCCACCATCGTCTTCGTGGTGATCATGGTCGTGGTGGTCGGTGTGCTGCTGTTGCTGATTCCCCTGATCGCGCGCCAGGTCGAGAATCTGGTCAGCAACCTGCCGCGCTACGGCGACTGGGCGCAGAACACCTTGTGGCCGTGGCTGCAGGCGCGCCTGCACCTGGACCCGCACACCTTCGACAGCGACCGCCTGCTGGCTGCGATCAAGGCACACATCGGCTCGATCGGCGGCGTCGCCACGGCGGTGCTGGGCAAGGTGTCGCGCTCCGGGCTGGGCGTCGTGGCGTGGCTGGCCAACCTGGTGCTGATCCCGGTGGTGGCGTTCTACCTGCTGCGCGACTGGGACCGGATGGTGGCGAAGGTCGATGGCATGCTGCCGCGCTCGATCCAGCCCACCATTGCCTACCTGGCCAGCGAAGCGGACAAGATCCTGGGCGCGTTCGTGCGTGGCCAGCTGCTGGTGATGCTGGCGCTGGGCGTGTTCTACGGCGCGGGCCTAGGCGTGGTCGGGCTGACCGTGGGCCCGCTGATCGGCATGGTCGCCGGCCTGCTCAGCTTCGTGCCGTACCTGGGCTTCATCGTCGGCTTCGTCGCGGCGATCGTGGCCGTGCTGGTGCAATACGGCGACTGGGCGCACGTGCTGCTGGTATGCGGCGTGTTCGCGGTCGGCCAGTTGCTGGAAGGCTATGTGCTGGTACCCAAGCTGGTCGGCGACAAGATCGGCCTGCACCCGGTGGCGGTGATGTTCGCGGTACTGGCCGGCGGCTACCTGTTCGGCTTCCTCGGCGTGCTGCTGGCGCTGCCGGCGGCCTCGGTGATCATGGTGCTGCTGCGCTACCTGGTCGAGCGTTACCGCATGAGCGAGCTGTACAACGAGGCGGGGCCGGAGGATCCGGTGATCGCCGAGATGGGCGTCGCCGTGCATCACGATGGCGCGGTCGAGGCCGCGGTCGTCGGCACGCCACCGCCGGGTGATTCTTCCGCAGCATGATTCCGCAGTTGCCGCTCGCGCTGCGCTGGCCGCGCCGGCAGCGTTTCGAACATTTCCACGCTGGCGCGAATGCGCCGGCGCTGGCTGCGGTGCAGGCGCTGGCACTGCAGCCCGGTGTGCCGTGGGTTTACCTGCATGGCGCCAGCGGCAGCGGCCGCAGCCATCTGCTGATGGCCGCATGCCAGGCGGCCAGCGCGGCCGAACGGCGTGTGCAGTATCTGCCGTTGGCGACGATCGCCGACCACGCCGCAGCCTTGCGCGGTGTCGCCGGCAGCGAACTGCTGGCGCTGGACGATCTGGGCGCCATCGCTGGCAACCGCGACGCCGAACACGCGCTGTTCGACCTCTACAACCGCGCCCGCGCCGAAGGCAGCGCCCTGCTGTTCGCGGCGGATGCCACGCCCACCCAGCTCGGCATCGGACTGCCCGACCTGCGCTCGCGCCTCGGTGCCTGCGCCCATTTCGCACTGAAGCCGCTCGACGACGACGAGCGCCGCGCCGTGCTGAAGGCGCAGGCCGCGTCGCGCGGCATCGAGCTGGACGACAGCGTGCTGGACTGGCTGTTCACCCGCTACGCGCGTGATCTCGGCGCGCTGCTCGACCTGCTCGACAAGCTGGACGTGGCCTCGCTGGCGGCGCAACGACGGATCACCATCCCGTTCCTGCGTGGGTTCCTGCGTGAAGCGGCACCCTGAAACGACGAAGGCACC is a genomic window of Rhodanobacter thiooxydans containing:
- the hda gene encoding DnaA regulatory inactivator Hda, which translates into the protein MIPQLPLALRWPRRQRFEHFHAGANAPALAAVQALALQPGVPWVYLHGASGSGRSHLLMAACQAASAAERRVQYLPLATIADHAAALRGVAGSELLALDDLGAIAGNRDAEHALFDLYNRARAEGSALLFAADATPTQLGIGLPDLRSRLGACAHFALKPLDDDERRAVLKAQAASRGIELDDSVLDWLFTRYARDLGALLDLLDKLDVASLAAQRRITIPFLRGFLREAAP
- a CDS encoding AI-2E family transporter, with translation MNQDKDISRRWQLFAITAVIVYLLWLLAPVLMPFAVAAMLAYLGDPLADRLERLGLNRMWAATIVFVVIMVVVVGVLLLLIPLIARQVENLVSNLPRYGDWAQNTLWPWLQARLHLDPHTFDSDRLLAAIKAHIGSIGGVATAVLGKVSRSGLGVVAWLANLVLIPVVAFYLLRDWDRMVAKVDGMLPRSIQPTIAYLASEADKILGAFVRGQLLVMLALGVFYGAGLGVVGLTVGPLIGMVAGLLSFVPYLGFIVGFVAAIVAVLVQYGDWAHVLLVCGVFAVGQLLEGYVLVPKLVGDKIGLHPVAVMFAVLAGGYLFGFLGVLLALPAASVIMVLLRYLVERYRMSELYNEAGPEDPVIAEMGVAVHHDGAVEAAVVGTPPPGDSSAA
- a CDS encoding DUF2066 domain-containing protein — its product is MRLFRLLIVALLLVFAALPASHAQVAGSPYSVVVPVADTSDAQRDQAFATALGQVLTRVAGGQDLRSNAGYADALGNAASMVQKFQYQRAATGLVLNVEFEPGSVRRLVAKLGVQSAGIKPPVLLLVQGGDGHLLDQSALASLAATAGARGTGVVYPDGNPPDPARVAAADPAALAAVNRQYHTGLVLLGKLRDGGADWTLISGGQAQRWSSQGASADALLGDAGNGLVERLGKQLNVIGAGPSEGKLWVSGLASAMDYASLVATLQDDPSVKQVQTLGAQNDGVLLYIKASVPISALAANLAAGGHLLLQGEPHPGADANLRWLR